In one window of Dyella thiooxydans DNA:
- a CDS encoding UDP-2,3-diacylglucosamine diphosphatase, which yields MVIHAPRMNIPRAFFMSDLHLEAGRPELTAILQRFLADCPGRVDELFLLGDIFEAWIGDDDDAPWLVPVVDALRRASDAGVRIFFQHGNRDFLLGEAFATRAGMILLPESLALDLGGVATVLCHGDALCTDDVDYQAFRARSRDPAWQAQILAMPLDARRGLARQLRQESMDGQQRRLAEDGVLTDVNEAAVRDCMHDHGAMRLIHGHTHRPAVHGVALDGGSGERVVLADWRSEGEVLEVRSDGSFRRHTLRG from the coding sequence ATGGTCATCCACGCGCCCCGAATGAATATCCCCCGAGCTTTCTTCATGTCCGACCTGCACCTGGAGGCAGGTCGGCCGGAACTGACAGCGATCCTCCAGCGGTTTCTGGCCGACTGCCCTGGCCGTGTCGATGAGCTGTTTCTCCTCGGCGACATCTTCGAAGCCTGGATCGGCGACGATGACGATGCGCCGTGGCTCGTGCCGGTGGTCGACGCGCTGCGGCGTGCCAGCGATGCGGGGGTACGCATCTTTTTCCAGCACGGCAACCGCGATTTCCTGCTGGGCGAGGCATTCGCCACACGTGCCGGGATGATCCTGTTGCCGGAGTCGCTGGCGCTGGACCTGGGCGGGGTCGCTACGGTGCTGTGCCACGGTGACGCGCTGTGCACCGACGACGTGGACTATCAGGCGTTCCGGGCCCGCTCGCGCGATCCCGCCTGGCAAGCCCAGATTCTGGCGATGCCGCTCGACGCCCGTCGCGGACTGGCGCGACAGCTGCGCCAAGAGAGCATGGACGGACAGCAGCGCCGGCTTGCCGAGGATGGTGTGCTGACCGATGTGAACGAGGCGGCGGTCCGTGACTGCATGCACGACCATGGTGCGATGCGACTGATCCATGGCCACACGCATCGGCCCGCCGTCCACGGCGTGGCACTCGATGGCGGAAGCGGCGAGCGCGTGGTGCTGGCCGACTGGCGTTCCGAGGGCGAGGTACTGGAGGTGCGGTCCGACGGAAGCTTCCGCCGCCATACGCTCAGGGGCTGA